Proteins found in one Aspergillus puulaauensis MK2 DNA, chromosome 8, nearly complete sequence genomic segment:
- a CDS encoding Zn(II)2Cys6 transcription factor domain-containing protein (COG:K;~EggNog:ENOG410PWIJ;~InterPro:IPR036864,IPR001138;~PFAM:PF00172;~antiSMASH:Cluster_8.1;~go_function: GO:0000981 - DNA-binding transcription factor activity, RNA polymerase II-specific [Evidence IEA];~go_function: GO:0008270 - zinc ion binding [Evidence IEA];~go_process: GO:0006355 - regulation of transcription, DNA-templated [Evidence IEA]): protein MNVNVAADSLNFETSALDPASWSRLRRSCDACLTSKVKCSQDIPSCGRCRRLSAPCRYSPLRAVGRPRKRPCTTSTNESSRAYEERSARSRGAPNGEGQRTLISLDQGHQILPSDGSFGDSGSVNTNTAGQVEFTMPGLWNPADELPSFIGGFSPVMQAHDLSYFLDQDVDLSSSLAAPVQPIQFQPDIISTLETTSTTQPQPQTRPKTDCRSKCFAALLQQMLSLRESLPETSQQYVDEVLHMMREMSMHQSQIRNCAKCSGNRSSLLLLAAVTERIVQMLDHIFDRKAQEDAQTSPRPSHITLHVGCVKLDDETRDPFLKTLLALRLKKLAAAMEELQRSIVSRPTDPIYLASQLVLDHSVQRVGYLRGQIQLWRG from the coding sequence ATGAACGTGAATGTGGCCGCCGATTCCTTGAACTTTGAGACCTCTGCCCTAGACCCTGCCTCCTGGTCAAGACTCAGGCGCTCCTGCGATGCTTGCCTGACCTCCAAGGTGAAATGCAGCCAGGACATCCCTTCCTGCGGTCGCTGCAGACGCCTATCAGCTCCTTGTCGATACAGCCCCTTGCGGGCTGTAGGACGCCCTCGTAAGCGGCCATGCACGACTAGCACAAATGAGTCTTCCAGGGCCTACGAGGAACGATCCGCGAGATCCCGCGGAGCGCCAAACGGAGAGGGCCAGCGAACACTGATTAGTCTGGACCAAGGTCATCAGATTCTCCCCAGCGACGGTTCATTCGGTGACTCGGGTAGCGTGAATACCAATACAGCTGGACAGGTCGAGTTTACAATGCCTGGTCTGTGGAACCCCGCGGACGAGCTTCCTAGCTTTATAGGCGGATTCTCCCCTGTTATGCAAGCACACGATCTTTCTTACTTCCTTGACCAAGATGTCGATCTCTCATCGTCTCTTGCTGCGCCTGTGCAACCGATTCAATTCCAACCTGATATCATCTCGACCTTGGAGACGACATCGACtactcaacctcaaccccagaccAGACCCAAGACCGACTGCCGCTCGAAATGCTTCgcagccctcctccagcagatGCTTTCGCTTCGAGAGTCTCTCCCCGAGACCAGCCAGCAATACGTCGACGAGGTTCTACACATGATGCGGGAGATGAGTatgcaccagagccagataCGGAACTGTGCCAAATGTTCGGGCAACCGGTCgagccttctccttctcgccgCTGTGACTGAACGCATTGTGCAGATGCTAGACCACATATTCGATAGAAAAGCTCAAGAAGATGCACAAACCAGCCCCCGGCCGAGCCACATCACCCTTCATGTGGGCTGCGTCAAGCTGGATGACGAAACAAGAGACCCCTTTCTTAAGACTCTTCTCGCGCTGCGTCTCAAGAAGCTCGCGGCCGCAATGGAAGAACTGCAACGGTCAATTGTGAGCCGACCAACTGATCCTATCTATCTTGCTAGCCAGCTTGTGCTTGATCACTCCGTCCAGCGAGTTGGTTATTTGCGAGGACAGATACAGCTTTGGAGAGGTTGA
- a CDS encoding putative NRPS-like protein biosynthetic cluster (COG:I;~EggNog:ENOG410QDSG;~InterPro:IPR000873,IPR009081,IPR036736,IPR029058, IPR001031,IPR042099,IPR020845;~PFAM:PF00501,PF00550,PF00975;~SMCOG1002:AMP-dependent synthetase and ligase;~antiSMASH:Cluster_8.1;~go_function: GO:0016788 - hydrolase activity, acting on ester bonds [Evidence IEA];~go_process: GO:0009058 - biosynthetic process [Evidence IEA]): protein MAPSKTDYEAPAVIISPKGYPFDNIVDALRYAAAHTTEGIVAYQQSGINESAPRTLSYKDLLHQAEQNASVLSQQGVCRPKSVVIIHFEDTLDSIVWYWSVLLTGAIPAVTGPGMFSQNPADRQKHLQHLYNTFGGPICLTRSSLLAPFLEQTGQKRIDARTVEDIFAKAGADLDLPPTTPHPSPNDVLALMLTSGSSGNAKAVPLTHFQLLSAFRGKSAVASLRFPKSPFLSWVHMDHVANLVHCHIFAIVSGVSQIQVPATDILVDPANLLNLISRHRVSRTFAPNFLCAKLRRQLEAGKTDTLDACLNLETLYLDTGGEANITEVCVALQQLLGKYGVPDDVFKPSFGMTETVAGCIFNSHCPSYDSSEHLEFAALGTPMPGVQMRVTRLDGSGAQASPGERGSLEVTGDAIFKGYYNNPIATADAFTEDGWFRTGDLAYIDGDAYLHLDGRTKEIVNINGVKYLPHELDAALEQAGIVGATSSYFCCFGTRDASMDTEVVAVLYLPSYEEDDDEARFETQSNIIRVVSMHTRSKPRVVPLHLTDMPKSTLGKLSRAKLKASLEAGTFVKHQLLNDSAIKRYRQKTRGEPETTEETTILSIIREQLELPSDDDFGVNDSVLATGATSMDLVAIMQRINKRLELVANPLRLTDTLSQPTARGLAARIASTASQVAHVYDPVVTLQPHGHKTPLWLVHPGVGEVLVFVNLAHLVTDRPVHAFRAKGFNAAQGETPFANLEDLLTTYHAAIKQRQPHGPYAIAGYSFGGMVAFEVTKMLERGGDEVRYCGSWNLPPHIKFRMRELFWDECVIHLFYFVGLMDEETAYKHKATLCAFERDGRRLDAIRYLRQYCDAARWAELGLSEEYYLLWVGLASNMQSNAVDYEPEGTVKCMDIFVADPLSHVAKDRKDWVEGRLAAWTEFVREDLQFHDVQGAHYTMLNKEYVVGFADTLRSVLRDRGL from the coding sequence ATGGCGCCGTCCAAGACAGATTATGAAGCTCCGGCTGTGATCATCTCTCCGAAGGGCTATCCATTCGACAATATTGTTGACGCCTTGCGGTATGCAGCAGCACATACAACAGAAGGCATTGTTGCCTATCAGCAAAGCGGCATCAACGAGTCTGCTCCGAGGACTCTATCCTACAAGGACCTGCTACACCAGGCAGAGCAAAACGCGTCTGTCCTGTCTCAACAAGGAGTATGTCGCCCAAAATCAGTTGTCATTATTCACTTTGAAGATACCTTGGACAGCATTGTGTGGTACTGGTCTGTCCTACTCACTGGAGCCATACCAGCCGTCACAGGGCCAGGGATGTTCAGCCAAAACCCTGCAGACCGGCAGAagcatctccaacatctttACAACACATTTGGCGGCCCAATCTGTCTCACGCGATCCTCCTTGCTAGCACCCTTTCTAGAGCAAACAGGGCAGAAGCGAATTGATGCTAGAACAGTTGAAGATATATTCGCAAAAGCAGGAGCTGACTTGGACTTGCCTCCAACAACACCGCACCCATCGCCAAATGATGTCCTAGCCCTCATGTTAACATCGGGGAGTAGCGGGAATGCAAAGGCTGTGCCTCTGACCCatttccagcttctttcagCCTTCCGGGGAAAATCAGCGGTTGCCAGCCTTCGCTTCCCTAAAAGTCCATTCCTCTCATGGGTGCACATGGACCACGTTGCGAACCTTGTGCACTGCCATATTTTTGCCATTGTCTCTGGCGTCTCTCAAATCCAAGTCCCTGCTACAGATATCCTCGTTGACCCGGCCAACCTGCTGAATCTCATCAGCCGACATCGAGTATCCCGCACCTTTGCGCCGAACTTCCTCTGTGCAAAGCTTCGACGGCAGCTAGAGGCTGGTAAAACTGATACCCTGGATGCTTGTCTCAACCTGGAAACACTATACCTGGACACTGGTGGAGAGGCTAACATCACCGAGGTCTGCGTGGCGCTGCAACAGCTGCTGGGCAAATATGGTGTCCCTGACGATGTATTCAAGCCCTCGTTTGGCATGACAGAGACAGTGGCAGGGTGCATTTTTAATTCCCATTGCCCAAGTTATGACAGCAGTGAGCACCTTGAGTTTGCAGCGTTGGGGACCCCAATGCCGGGCGTACAGATGCGCGTCACCCGTCTTGATGGCAGCGGTGCTCAGGCAAGTCCTGGTGAGCGCGGCAGTCTGGAAGTCACAGGCGATGCCATTTTCAAGGGCTACTACAACAATCCCATCGCAACGGCAGATGCATTCACCGAAGATGGATGGTTCCGCACAGGCGATCTGGCCTACATTGACGGGGACGCATATCTGCATCTGGATGGCCGGACGAAGGAAATTGTTAACATTAATGGTGTCAAGTATCTGCCTCATGAACTCGATGCGGCTCTTGAGCAGGCAGGGATTGTAGGAGCCACCTCAAGTTACTTTTGCTGCTTTGGGACTCGCGATGCCTCCATGGATACTGAGGTCGTGGCTGTGCTGTATCTCCCATCgtacgaggaagacgacgacgaggcgCGGTTTGAAACGCAGAGTAATATCATCCGCGTTGTCAGTATGCACACCAGATCCAAACCGAGGGTTGTCCCACTGCACTTGACAGATATGCCAAAGAGTACATTGGGGAAGCTCTCACGGGCGAAACTCAAGGCATCGCTAGAGGCCGGCACATTCGTCAAACATCAACTCCTCAATGACAGCGCCATAAAACGATATCGACAGAAGACCCGAGGCGAGCCAGAGACCACCGAGGAAACCACCATTCTCAGCATCATCCGAGAGCAGCTGGAACTTCCATCCGACGATGACTTCGGGGTTAACGACTCCGTTCTCGCTACTGGAGCTACATCAATGGacctcgtcgccatcatGCAACGCATCAACAAGCGCCTCGAGCTCGTCGCAAACCCCCTGCGCCTCACAGACACCCTCAGCCAGCCTACAGCCAGAGGCCTAGCAGCACGCATTGCCTCCACGGCATCCCAAGTAGCGCACGTATACGACCCCGTCGTAACCCTCCAACCCCACGGCCACAAGACTCCCCTCTGGCTTGTGCATCCAGGAGTCGGCGAAGTGCTTGTCTTCGTTAATCTAGCACACCTCGTAACCGACCGCCCTGTCCACGCCTTTCGCGCAAAAGGCTTCAACGCCGCACAGGGCGAAACTCCCTTTGCGAACCTCGAGGATCTCTTGACAACATACCACGCCGCAATCAAACAACGACAGCCTCATGGTCCGTACGCGATAGCGGGGTACTCTTTCGGCGGGATGGTTGCGTTCGAGGTGACAAAAATGCTTGAACGCGGGGGTGACGAAGTGCGATACTGCGGCAGCTGGAATCTCCCGCCGCATATCAAGTTCCGGATGCGCGAGCTGTTCTGGGATGAGTGCGTTATTCATCTGTTCTACTTTGTGGGCTTGATGGATGAGGAGACTGCGTATAAGCATAAAGCGACCCTTTGTGCTTTTGAGCGGGATGGTCGTCGGCTTGATGCGATTCGCTACCTGAGGCAGTACTGTGATGCCGCACGGTGGGCGGAGTTGGGTCTGTCGGAGGAGTATTATTTGCTTTGGGTTGGTCTTGCCAGTAATATGCAGAGTAATGCGGTTGACTATGAGCCTGAGGGCACTGTCAAGTGTATGGATATATTTGTGGCAGATCCGCTGAGCCATGTTGCGAAGGATAGGAAGGACTGGGTCGAGGGTCGGCTAGCAGCCTGGACGGAGTTTGTTAGAGAAGACTTGCAGTTCCACGATGTGCAAGGGGCACACTATACAATGTTGAATAAGGAGTATGTGGTTGGATTTGCGGACACATTGAGGAGCGTACTGAGGGACAGGGGGCTCTAG
- a CDS encoding uncharacterized protein (COG:S;~EggNog:ENOG410PMJK;~InterPro:IPR033964,IPR017795;~MEROPS:MER0066227;~PFAM:PF11991;~antiSMASH:Cluster_8.1;~go_function: GO:0016765 - transferase activity, transferring alkyl or aryl (other than methyl) groups [Evidence IEA];~go_process: GO:0009820 - alkaloid metabolic process [Evidence IEA]) — translation MTVDNSTSPSETSQPRATEYWSRHLRSVLAPLFEAAKTYSAADQQAHLKFIDEHVAPNLGPLPGEPHGPYTTPSSLVGSPFDPSINLVSSGQAKVRFDFDVVSPAERTGPDPFAEKQSRELLHRLAGVVGADTQWMNGLMDALYLTPEENETALAKMPPGIAIPPSSVGFDFDGPKKTLKFYIPGVRKGIATGRPFGDIILETLRSLKPLGSELTPALDLIASYISTCKHDAMLPLVGIDCVDPTKHKDARVKCYIHTSGNSFAVVRDVLTLGGRLTDETSLKRVEILKTIWPLLINEPDGLNTTDESWSKPERINRTGYSGIQYTVEVTPGKAVPDTKIYVPLFQYTDSSEVAERNFESVLKKLDNEWGHSGRYRKTMQSIFKDVDNYGQTYASFSYSEKKGVYTTSYVAMPIKDEGHGLAGDFGLREN, via the exons ATGACTGTCGACAATTCTACCTCTCCATCAGAAACATCGCAACCGAGGGCAACAGAGTACTGGTCTCGCCACCTGCGTTCCGTGCTCGCACCACTATTTGAGGCCGCGAAGACATATTCAGCGGCCGATCAACAGGCCCATCTTAAGTTCATCGATGAGCATGTTGCACCCAATCTCGGCCCCCTGCCAGGAGAACCGCACGGTCCATATaccactccctcctcgctcgtGGGCTCGCCTTTCGATCCTAGCATCAACCTCGTTTCGTCCGGACAAGCTAAAGTGCGATTCGATTTTGATGTCGTCAGCCCAGCAGAGCGAACAGGGCCTGATCCCTTCGCAGAGAAACAGTCGCGCGAGCTACTGCACCGTCTAGCAGGAGTTGTCGGGGCAGATACCCAGTGGATGAACGGCCTCATGGACGCACTGTACCTCACcccggaggagaatgagACTGCCTTGGCAAAAATGCCACCCGGAATTGCCATACCTCCCAGCTCTGTTGGTTTCGATTTCGACGGCCCGAAAAAAACGTTGAAGTTTTATATCCCCGGGGTGCGGAAGGGCATTGCTACGGGGCGTCCATTTGGGGATATCATCCTGGAGACCCTCAGGTCTCTGAAGCCATTGGGATCTGAGCTCACCCCAGCGTTGGATTTGATTGCATC atatatatctacctgTAAACACGACGCCATGCTTCCTTTGGTAGGAATCGACTGTGTCGACCCAACAAAACACAAAGACGCACGCGTCAAATGCTACATCCACACAAGCGGGAACTCGTTCGCCGTTGTCCGCGACGTCTTAACCCTTGGTGGCCGTCTCACTGACGAGACGTCCCTCAAGAGGGTTGAAATCTTGAAGACAATCTGGCCACTGTTAATCAACGAACCCGACGGCCTCAACACAACTGATGAATCCTGGTCGAAGCCGGAGCGTATTAACCGTACAGGATACTCTGGCATTCAGTACACCGTTGAGGTCACGCCTGGAAAGGCAGTCCCCGATACCAAGATATATGTTCCGCTCTTCCAGTATACCGACAGTTCCGAGGTTGCTGAGCGAAATTTCGAAAGTGTTCTCAAGAAATTGGATAATGAGTGGGGGCATAGTGGTAGGTACAGGAAGACGATGCAGTCCATCTT TAAGGACGTGGACAACTATGGGCAAACGTATGCTTCTTTCTCGTATTCGGAGAAGAAGGGTGTGTATACGACATCTTATGTTGCGATGCCTATCAAGGACGAGGGCCACGGGCTGGCTGGGGACTTTGGACTTCGCGAGAATTAG
- a CDS encoding uncharacterized protein (COG:S;~EggNog:ENOG410PMEM;~InterPro:IPR036291,IPR011032;~SMCOG1028:crotonyl-CoA reductase / alcohol dehydrogenase;~antiSMASH:Cluster_8.1), with product MNAVRVTSWTAPPEYISVPNPPAPSPTQLQLKVLSIGIPPVVRLRAAGLHPTARNAALPFDPSIDGVGQDEATGDLYYITPLAAPLLAERANVERNQVVKLPEGTDPTTVAGLVNPVSSSWMALRCRANGGCRGRTVVIVGATSASGRAAAIVARYLGARRIIGISRNQETLAGVKGLDDRVLLTTPFVLPPDIGPLHIILDYVGGPTAARLLETAEAEPGTELQYIQVGGLAAEETHMLKLLPPHLICSKPICIRGSGMGSFTKQDLKNEMESLIGLITKMERPFEILSIPLSDVQSTWESEEVKPKRLVVIPHPE from the coding sequence ATGAACGCCGTAAGGGTCACCTCGTGGACTGCACCACCGGAATATATTTCAGTCCCAAATCCACCAGCACCTTCACCAACCCAGCTGCAGCTCAAGGTTCTCTCTATAGGAATACCACCAGTCGTACGGCTTCGAGCGGCAGGCCTCCACCCAACAGCGCGCAATGCCGCTCTCCCCTTCGATCCCAGCATCGACGGCGTCGGACAAGATGAAGCTACCGGCgacttatactatattacACCGCTAGCAGCACCCCTTCTTGCTGAGCGGGCGAACGTTGAACGAAACCAGGTAGTGAAACTGCCTGAGGGCACCGACCCAACGACTGTCGCAGGACTCGTCAACCCGGTGtcaagcagctggatggcGCTTCGATGTCGAGCAAACGGCGGCTGCCGGGGACGTACTGTCGTGATTGTCGGCGCAACAAGCGCAAGCGGCCGGGCAGCTGCTATCGTGGCACGCTATCTAGGAGCACGGCGGATCATTGGGATATCACGAAACCAGGAAACCCTTGCAGGGGTGAAAGGACTAGATGACCGCGTTCTTTTAACTACACCGTTCGTTCTGCCTCCTGATATTGGACCGCTGCACATAATTCTGGACTACGTGGGCGGGCCTACTGCTGCCAGACTTCTCGAAACAGCGGAGGCAGAGCCCGGAACTGAGCTCCAGTATATTCAGGTTGGTGGACTCGCCGCGGAGGAGACTCATATGCTCAAACTGTTGCCGCCTCACTTGATCTGCTCGAAGCCGATTTGTATTAGGGGCTCGGGGATGGGAAGCTTCACCAAGCAAGACTTGAAGAATGAGATGGAAAGTTTGATTGGGCTTATCACGAAGATGGAGCGGCCGTTTGAGATCTTGAGTATACCACTGAGTGATGTGCAGTCTACCTGGGAATCTGAGGAAGTCAAACCGAAGCGATTGGTTGTTATACCGCACCCAGAATAG
- a CDS encoding aminotransferase-like domain-containing protein (COG:E;~EggNog:ENOG410PWRM;~InterPro:IPR004839,IPR015424,IPR015421,IPR015422;~PFAM:PF12897,PF00155;~SMCOG1019:aminotransferase;~antiSMASH:Cluster_8.1;~go_function: GO:0003824 - catalytic activity [Evidence IEA];~go_function: GO:0030170 - pyridoxal phosphate binding [Evidence IEA];~go_process: GO:0009058 - biosynthetic process [Evidence IEA]), producing the protein MGSIGPECSQVDPTPLFSTRIEKWEPGAIRSLLPLESQPGTISLVAGKPNPGTFPFAEIAITLKGPIGTKIVLDEADLNVGLQYGLPAGNGELIKWFESLQRRVHGVGEPSGWGCCIGNGSQELINRALQVFTDPGDPILVETPAYPGILGMARADGQELIQVHSDAQGLDPAGLEQTLVEWPSDCRRPKVLYTTPTGSNPTGQSCTELRKLEILRLAKRFNFMILEDDAYYFIDFEEIPSKRTRSYLALEQEANGETGRVIRFDSLSKIVSAGLRVGVLTAPVAVIEKVCRITENINLQPSSTTQLLALSLLRHWGHSGFLKHCTQVADVYRRRRDLFIAAAERHLIGRATWHVPTAGMFLWLTLRLPAGRDSFELLGKQKLGNGILAIPGVAFMPGNEKGCHIRASYSLIPEEDMDEACARIARLVDGLGLEDAVE; encoded by the exons ATGGGGTCAATCGGGCCTGAATGTTCGCAAGTGGACCCTACACCACTATTCTCAACCCGTATAGAAAAATGGGAGCCTGGAGCTA TCCGCAGTCTCCTCCCTCTGGAGTCACAACCGGGGACGATTTCTCTTGTTGCTGGAAAGCCCAACCCAGGGACATTTCCATTTGCTGAAATTGCTATTACCCTGAAAGGCCCTATAGGGACGAAGATCGTGCTTGACGAAGCCGATCTCAACGTTGGTTTACAGTATGGTCTTCCCGCGGGGAATGGCGAACTTATCAAG TGGTTTGAGAGCCTCCAGAGGCGAGTGCATGGTGTTGGCGAACCCAGTGGCTGGGGTTGCTGCATTGGCAACGGGAGTCAGGAGCTTATCAATCGGGCTCTTCAGGTTTTCACAGACCCCGGAGATCCTATTTTAGTTGAAAC ACCGGCATATCC AGGTATCCTTGGGATGGCACGGGCAGATGGGCAGGAACTCATACAAGTTCATTCTGATGCTCAGGGACTGGATCCAGCTGGACTCGAGCAAACCCTGGTGGAATGGCCATCTGATTGCCGAAGGCCCAAGGTTCTATATACAACGCCGACAGGGTCGAATCCAACCGGCCAGTCATGCACCGAGTTACGCAAACTGGAAAT ACTCCGACTCGCTAAACGTTTTAACTTCATGATCTTGGAGGACGACGCATATTACTTTATCGACTTTGAGGAAATACCATCTAAAAGAACTAGGAGTTATCTTGCACTCGAGCAAGAGGCAAACGGAGAGACAGGGCGTGTAATCCGATTCGACTCCCTGAGCAAGATTGTCAGTGCAGGTCTGCGTGTCGGTGTCCTTACGGCTCCAGTCGCTGTAATTGAGAAAGTCTGCCGAATCACAGAGAATATCAA TCTTCAACCTTCATCGACTACCCAGCTTCTAGCTCTTTCACTGCTTCGACATTGGGGCCATTCGGGATTTCTTAAGCACTGTACCCAGGTAGCAGACGTCTACCGACGCAGAAGAGATCTCTTCATTGCCGCAGCGGAGCGCCATCTCATAGGAAGAGCGACATGGCATGTCCCAACCGCTGGGATGTTCCTCTGGTTGACTCTGCGCCTTCCGGCAGGACGAGACAGTTTCGAACTACTGGGTAAACAGAAATTGGGGAACGGCATCCTGGCAATTCCCGGCGTCGCCTTTATGCCAGGCAACGAGAAGGGGTGTCACATTCGCGCCAGCTATAGTCTGATTCCAGAAGAGGACATGGACGAGGCATGTGCCCGTATTGCTAGACTCGTTGATGGACTGGGGCTCGAAGATGCTGTTGAATAG
- a CDS encoding uncharacterized protein (COG:S;~EggNog:ENOG410PFU5;~InterPro:IPR029063;~PFAM:PF13489;~antiSMASH:Cluster_8.1), which yields MKDIQHQLFHLTLGGKLHLSPLSDNVTSVLDIATADATWALAFAEKNPTVSIIANSSTIMDKTGLPANITPDTTDANKPWPYSQRFDYIHCRQNHRRVEERGLFAQSLEFLNAGGWLEMQELGNPPTCDDGTLTEDNPLSKWGRLLVEVSEKMNRPTDNPTKYEAWMKEAGFINCQTVVHKWPTNPWPEDEEGKLKGQWNSYNVLQRFEEFSTALMVKGLGWNPEDARVFLVSVREQLQNPDVHAYWPVYFVYGQKPPTG from the exons ATGAAAGATATTCAGCATCAGCTTTTCCACCTTACCCTGGGTGGGAAATTGCACCTGTCTCCTTTGTCAGACAATGTCACCTCTGTCCTCGATATAGCGACAGCAGACGCAACTTGGGCCCTTGCCTTCG CCGAAAAAAATCCAACTGTATCCATCATAGCTAACAGCTCAACCATAATGGACAAAACGGG GCTACCAGCAAATATTACCCCCGACACCACCGATGCAAACAAACCCTGGCCATACAGCCAGAGGTTCGACTACATCCACTGCCGCCAAAATCACCGCAGAGTCGAGGAACGCGGCCTTTTCGCCCAATCTCTTGAGTTTCTTAATGCCGGGGGATGGCTTGAAATGCAGGAACTCGGCAACCCTCCCACCTGCGATGACGGCACCCTCACAGAGGACAATCCACTCTCCAAGTGGGGCAGATTACTGGTCGAGGTGTCAGAGAAGATGAATCGTCCAACAGATAATCCCACAAAGTATGAAGCCTGGATGAAGGAAGCAGGCTTCATCAATTGTCAGACTGTCGTGCATAAATGGCCAACTAACCCGTggcccgaggatgaggaggggaaacTAAAGGGGCAGTGGAACTCGTACAATGTTCTCCAGCGGTTTGAAGAGTTTTCGACTGCGCTGATGGTCAAGGGTCTAGGGTGGAATCCTGAGGATGCAAGAGTCTTCCTTGTTTCTGTGCGCGAGCAGTTGCAAAATCCAGATGTTCATGCGTACTGGCCTGT ATACTTTGTTTACGGTCAAAAGCCACCGACTGGCTAA
- a CDS encoding sterol desaturase family protein (COG:I;~EggNog:ENOG410Q1BZ;~InterPro:IPR006694;~PFAM:PF04116;~TransMembrane:3 (i79-98o140-159i171-190o);~antiSMASH:Cluster_8.1;~go_function: GO:0005506 - iron ion binding [Evidence IEA];~go_function: GO:0016491 - oxidoreductase activity [Evidence IEA];~go_process: GO:0008610 - lipid biosynthetic process [Evidence IEA];~go_process: GO:0055114 - oxidation-reduction process [Evidence IEA]): protein MAIPMRNPKDSMTSTWRLWDRSRWGGGHWLLEFLNVHHVELDQGVPVYQKTDKIPYAPELQFHVWVLAHAALPLVLHQLYIYFFGYPSPWLAFFYYYFAFQFNTVHETHVLRRVGHKIGFLDGDKHPRDGVPDVGVGKTVQTLISVIVLRPMYTVFLAYRPDEGPASIRWGWLIFETGMYALMIDFWYYILHRSAHETENLWKFHRTHHLTKHPNPLLTAYADTVQEFVDIIGTPLLAYGSMRLMGFPMGFYEWWVCQAYVVFTEILGHSGLRMYAGAVNPWSWLLRLCKMYLLIEDHDLHHRRGWKHSQNYGKQTLVWDKLFNTAGQRVEALADNIDYVNVAEIPLL from the coding sequence ATGGCTATCCCGATGCGCAACCCAAAGGATTCCATGACGTCCACCTGGCGTCTGTGGGATCGCTCgcggtggggaggaggccACTGGCTCCTCGAGTTCCTGAACGTGCACCATGTCGAACTTGACCAGGGTGTCCCAGTTTATCAAAAGACCGACAAGATCCCTTATGCACCAGAGCTGCAGTTCCATGTTTGGGTCCTTGCTCACGCTGCGCTCCCGCTCGTCCTTCACCAACTCTATATCTACTTCTTCGGTTACCCTTCGCCATGGCTCGCGTTTTTCTACTACTATTTCGCCTTCCAGTTCAACACCGTTCACGAAACACATGTTCTCCGCCGCGTCGGACACAAGATCGGATTCCTCGACGGGGACAAGCATCCTCGCGACGGCGTACCCGACGTCGGTGTCGGCAAGACTGTGCAGACGCTCATATCCGTGATTGTGCTCCGTCCAATGTACACCGTTTTCCTCGCCTACCGCCCCGATGAAGGCCCAGCCTCGATCCGATGGGGATGGCTTATCTTCGAGACCGGCATGTACGCCCTCATGATTGACTTCTGGTACTATATCCTGCACCGCTCCGCGCATGAGACGGAAAACCTATGGAAATTCCACCGCACCCACCACCTAACTAAGCACCCCAATCCTCTGTTAACCGCCTATGCGGACACGGTGCAGGAGTTTGTGGATATCATCGGCACGCCCCTTCTTGCATACGGTTCGATGAGGCTAATGGGATTTCCCATGGGCTTCTACGAGTGGTGGGTTTGCCAGGCGTATGTGGTATTCACCGAGATCCTGGGCCATAGCGGCCTACGGATGTATGCCGGGGCAGTCAACCCATGGTCGTGGCTACTAAGGCTGTGCAAGATGTACCTCCTGATCGAGGACCATGATCTTCACCATCGCAGGGGCTGGAAGCACAGCCAAAACTACGGCAAACAAACCCTGGTGTGGGATAAGCTGTTTAACACCGCTGGTCAGCGTGTGGAGGCGCTTGCGGACAACATCGACTATGTGAACGTTGCGGAAATTCCCTTGCTATAA